The Burkholderia mayonis DNA window TCGCTTTTTCTTGTCGGGCGCTCGAGCACAACTCAACGCGAGCGAGGATCTTCATGAATCGACAAAACGTATTCGTCCGAGACGGCCGAAGATCGTCGGCGAAGTCGCTCGTCCGTCCCCTTCCCGCATCTTCAGCGCCGTCCCGGATATGCCGCCCTTCGCCGCGATCCCATCCGTTTGAAAGCGGCACGTTCAGCACAGCATCAAACGGCTCCGCATCAAAGCGTCTCGATCTAAAGGATCGCGCCCGCGATTCGTTCGCCCCATGAACAGTGACGCACCGCACGGTGCGCCCGTCCCGCACCCGCTACCGTTGGAACGCTTTGCAGCGCGAACGATTCGGCAGCTCGCTGCGATGCCGCATGCGTATCGTTCGCTGATGCGATCGAATGTCTGCAAGAGAATCGATCGCAAGTTTTCCTTACGTTTTTATTTCAATCCGCTCACCAAAATCCGGCTCGCAAAAAAATAGTTGGTCAATCCGGACGAGGTGCGTAACATTACTTAACGATCCTGACCCGTCTATTGCAGTAAATTGCGTGTGCGACGCTCCGGGATCGGCGTGTGATCCGCGTCACGTCACAGGCAGCGCCCGACGTCGGTTAATTCGTGGAAGTTAACAAAGGAGAGGACCACCATGGCTCATGGCTTGATTATGTGGCTCATCATCGGCGCAATTGCCGGCTGGCTTGCCGGTTTGCTCGTGAAGGGCGGCGGCTTCGGGCTGCTCGTGGACATCATCGTCGGCATCGTCGGCGCAGTCATCGGCGGCTGGCTCGCCGGCATTCTCGGCATTCACATCGGCGGCGGGTTCATCAGCTCGATCATCGTCGCCGTCATCGGCGCCGTCATCCTGCTGTTCGTGATCCGGCTATTCAAGCGAGCCTGACGTGTACGTCGCCCGGCGCGCCGCATGGCCGCCGGGCGCTTTCCCCGCCTTCCCTCCATCTCCGCGGCCGCGCCGCGTCTTCTTCCTCCACGCGCACCGATCTTTCGATCGCCCCCTTGCTCGAAAAGCCTTCGTACGCGATCGCGCATTCACGCGCAAGACGCCACGCGCCGCCGTGTAAACTGTCGGCAAGCCGAAATGATTCCGGCATGCCGACGACAGCGCTTTCAGCACGCCGATCTTCAGTTATCCCGACGTTGCAGCCACGCATCGAGCACGCCCGGCGCGAGCAGCCCGCTCTTCGCACGCCGCGCGCCGTCCGCACCGATCCATAGCGTACGCGGCAGCTCGCCGCGCCAGCCTGGATCGAGCGCCGCACGCAACCGCTCCGGCATCGGCTCGGCGTTCGCGTATTGCGCGACGCTCTCGGGCAACTTCATCTGCGCGAGCGCGTCGACGAGCTGCCGTGCATGCTCGTCGAGCGAATCGAGCGAGACGAGCGCGATTCGCACCTGCGGATGTCGCCGCTGCCATTCGACGAGATGCGCGACGTTCTCGCGGCAATAGCCGCAGTCGAGCGACCAGACTTCGACGACGAGCGGCGCGCCGCGCCCGCTCGCATAAAGCGGCGCGACGTCCGCCGCGCGCAGCGGCTGCGGCTCGGCTGCGGCGCTCGACGCCGTGACGACGAGCGCCGCGAACAAGAAGACGATGCGCATCATCGCTTTTCCTCCACATCGATCAAACGATAGCCGTCGTTGCGCGTGCGCCACGACAGATAGACGCGTCCGCGGTCGAGTAGCAATTGCGGGTTGTCGCTCGCGCCCGACGTTTCCGCGAGCGTGCGCGGCGCGCCCCAATGCGCGCCGCCGTCGTCGGAGCGGCGCAGCCTGATGCGCATCGCGTCGCCGTCGAACGCCTTCCACGCGAGCCACAGCGTGTCGCGTTGCGCGACGAGCGCCGCGTGCGACGCCTGCTCGTTCGGCGTCGCCGGATCGTCGCCGAACGCGAACGGCGTGCCGAGCGGCACACCGTTCGCGTTGAGCCTCGAATAGAACACGTCGGCCTTGCCGTCGACCACGCCGAACCACGCGAGATGGCGCACGCCGTCCGTCGTGATCGCAAGCGCGGGCCCGTGATCGGGACACGCTTCGACGTGCCAGTTCGAGAACGTCGCGCGCACGGGCTCGATCGCGCGATCCGCCGATGCGGGCAGCATCGCGAGCGCATGGTCGCGGATCTGCCCCGGAAACACGTTGCGCCACGCGGCCTGCACGCGGCCGCCGGGATCGATCGCCATCGCGATCCGGCAGCATTCGCACGTGTGATCCGTCACCTTGCGCTCCGGCTCGAACGTCGCGCCGCCGTCGGTCGACACCGCGTAGTAGATCGCCGCGCCGTCGTAAGAGCGCCCTGCCCGCTGCGCGGCGACGAGATCGCGCTTGTCGATCCACGCAACGAAGATTCGGCCTTGCGGATCGACCGTCAGCATGTCGAAGCGATGCGTGATCGCCTGCCGGTCGCGATGCACGGTGATCGGCACCGACCACGTCGCGCCGCCGTCGAGTGAGCGCGAGAAGCGCACCATTCCGGTATACGGCGCGTCGAGCGGCATCGACCACGTGACGTAGATCGCGCGTCCGTCCGGGCTCGCGGCGACCTTCGGCCGATTCTCGGCGCTCGTGTAGACCGGTTCGGGCAGCGCGTTGACCGTCACGGGCGCGGACAGCGTGCGCCCGGCGTCGTCCGAATGCGCGGCGACGACGTGCTGCCCTTCGACCCATGTGATCCACAGCCGATGACGCGCATCGAATGCGGCCCCGGTCGCGAGCGGCGCCTTTTGCGTCGAGCCCGCTGTCATGGAGTCCATCGCCATGTGCGCGGCATGCGGCACGGACGCGCCCGCCGCCGGCTGCACATCGTGCGCGAGCGCACCGCATGCGAACGCGAACAGCGCGCCGCCCGAGAGAAAATGCTTCACAGCGACCATTTCAACTCTCCATAGAACGTCCGGCCCGGATACGGGTGGAACACGTAGTAGCGGCGGTCGGTGACGTTGTCGATGCCGAACGACGCGAGCCAGTGGCGATCGAACCGATAGCGCGCCTTCAGGTCGACGACCGTAAACGAGCTGGTGCCGCCGTACACGTTCGGGTTCACGTCGCTGTTATCGAGCGTGTTGTACTGGCGCCCCGAATAGCGAACACCGACGCTCGTCATCCAGTGCTCGTCGAAGCGGTACGACGCGAGCAGGTTCGCGCGCATTCGCGGGATTCGCGGCCAGCGCGCGCCGACATAGTTCGGATTCGCCGTGTCGGCAAGCGTCTGCGCATTTGTCGCGGACACGTTCGCGTCGACGTCGAGTCCCTTGATCCCGACGTCCTGCCCCGAAAACGCGAGCTCGACGCCTCGCACGCGCACGCGGTCGACGTTCGAGATGTTCGTGTACGTCGATGCGCCGACGACCGTCGTCTGGCTGTAGATCGAGTTGCGCAGATCGCTCTGGAACACGCTCGCGCGCACGACGCCGAAACCGACGTCGCGCTCGGCCGTGAAGTCCCAGTCGATCGCCTTTTCCGGCTGCAGGTTCGGGTTGTTGTTGACGATCGCGTTGTTCGAGATCGTTCCCTGAAACAGCTCGGAGACGGTCGGAAAGCGCGTGCCCGTCGCGAACGACAACCGGAAGCGCCACGCGTGCGCGGGCTGCCATTCGAGCGCGAGCTTCGGCGACAGCGCAGTCGCGCCGCGATCCGCATAGCCGAGCGTCGCGTTCGCGTTGCCGAGCTCGCCGCCGTATGCGTCCCAGCGCTCATAGCGCAGGCCGAGCGTCGCGAGCCAGCCGGGCGCGAAGCGCCACGCGTCCTGCGCGTACAGCGCCTGCGTGCGTGTGTTGCCGCCATAGCTGCTCGCGAGCGTCGTCGGCACCGCGTTCAACCAGTTCGCCGTATTGTAGGTCGCGTTGCGCAGGAAATAAGTGTCGAAGTGATAGCCGAACGAGAAGCGATGCCCGCGCACGTCGGGCGATTCCGCGCGCAGATCGACGGTGCGCCAGCCGGTGCCGTCGCCGCGGAACACCGTGCCCGCGCCGCCGTCCCACGCGGCGGGGGGCGCACTCGACGCCGCGCGCAGCACGTCTCGCGACACATCGTACGCGGACGCGCTCGCCGACAGCTTCCAGCCCGACGCGAGCCGCGCGTCGAGCCCGAGTCCGTACAGCCAGTTCTCCTGGTCACCGTTCTGCGGCGCGAACGCGGTCGGCGACACCGTGTAATTGCGCCCGCCGAACGACACGTTTCCGCCATATACGGGGTTGCCCGCCGCGTCGCGCAAGAACGTGTCGCCGTGCTGGCTGTAGTGATTCTCCCAATGTCCCAGCGTGACCGTCGCGTCGATATGATCGGTGAACGCATAGCCGAAGCGCAGCGTCTCGTTGAGCTGCTCGGTGCGCTCGATCGTCTGCGCACCGACGATCGTCCGCGGCCGGCCGTTCGGGCCAACGTCGGAAACCGCGCCCGTCACCGGCACCGGCGCGCCGAGCCTCGAGTCGTACGCGCCGTTCGGGCTCGCGTACTGCATCGGCTGACCGTCGTTTTCGAGCCGGTCGAGCGACAGCGCGTACCAGAAGCGCCCGATCCGGTCGGCGATCCGCGCGGTCTGGTGGTTGCCGCCGAAGCTGTCGGCGAAGCCGTAGCCGTCGCGGTAGCGCTGCGTGAAGAACTGCGTCGACACCGACGCCTCGAGCCGCTCCGGCTTGCGCGTCGTGATCTGCACGGTCGAGCCGATCGCGTTGCCCGGGTAGAGCGCGGAGAACGGGCCGTACAGCACGTCGACGCGTGCAATGTCGTCTGGCTGGATCAGCGACCAGCGCGGCGGGTACGAATAGCTCGAGCCGAGCAGATTGGATAGCAGCAGGCCGTCCGCGTAGACGAGCCCGCGCGCGCTCTGCAACTCGTTGAAGTCGCGGCCTGCGAACACGGAGTTGCGATCGCCGATGTAGCGCCGGCGCACCATCAGGTTCGGCGCGTACTTGAGCGCGTCTTCGGTCGTCACGTTGACGTGCGAGTCGATCTGCTCGCGTGTGAGCGCCTCGACGACGCCAGGCGTGTCGGGCGCGAATGCGGAACGCTGCGCGGTGACGGTGACGACATCCAAGGTTTTCCCGGATGTCGTCGTCGCCGCGGCGGCGTCGGACGTTGAATCGGTAGGCGCGGTGCCCGTCGGCGCCGCATGGGCGACGGGCCAGGCGAATGACGCGAGGCAGGCGGCCGCAAGCCGCCGGCGCGCGACGTACGCGGCAAGAGCATTGGACATGGACAAGCAAATCCTGAAAACGGGGTCGACGAATCGCCGCGAACGCGAACGCGCGCCATGCCGGTCTTCGCGAAGAAGAAGTGCGGACATGGCGCGGGGGTACCGCGCGCGCGACGGCGCTCACGCGTGGTGACGCGCGAGCGAATTGCAGGGATCAGACCGGGACGGTTTCAGGCGGGGCGCGCGGCTGCGCGATGCGCACGCCGCGGCGGAAGAAGACGGCGGGCCGCTCGACGCGGCTCGCATACGCGAATGCGCGGACGAAGCCCGGCAACGCGGGCGCGCTCGAGCTGAGCGCGACGTTGGCAGCGAAGCCGGGACAGTAGACGCAATGCGCGCCGTGCGCGAGCGAGCCGTTGTCCTGGCGCGTCCCGCCGTCGACGACGATGCGCTTTGCGCCCGCTGCGCTGCACAAATCGAGCGCGAACGGCGCGTCGGACGCGTTCGCGGCGGCGCGCGCGTAGCCGATGACGGGCGACAGTACGTTGAGTACCAGCGCCAGCCATACGAGGCTCATCCATCGCGTCGAACGTTTCATCGCAGCTCGATAAAAAGAGGCGCGCAGTATAACAAGGCAGTTCGCGATTGCGCTGCGTAGGATGCGCATCCGTGCGGGATCGCGCATTGCTGCCGATCAACGCAAACGCATGTGCCGTTTAAGCAACATAGACAAAATCTAACGATTGAACGCTGGCACAAAGCAAAGCTTGCGATCGATAATCATCCTACCCAAGGAGAGAGATTATGGACGAAAGGCCAACCCGCATCCCGCCGCCCGAGAAAGTGATGAGCCCGGACCCAGAGCCCGTGGCCGTCGAGTTTCTCGCCGAGCTGCCCGAGCATGTGCGCGCGTTCTTCGACGAACAGCACAAGCTGTGCACGCCGAAGTGACCGTGCGTTCGCTGACGGCGCGCTCGGGCCGGTGAACCGTCGCGTGCTCGCGAACGCTTCCGTGCGCTCCACCGCTTCCTCGTCTCGGCAAGCCGCGCTGAACCCGGGCCGCATCGGCCAGCCGGGTCGGAGTTGTTGCGTCGGCTGATCTCCTGCTTGCGCCGCGTCGCCGCGCAACGTCTTCGCTTATTCTTCTGTTTTTTCATCGCCCGGCTCCTGCAAGCCGGCATTGTCATTTTTCGCCATGAAACTGTCGCTTCGCGCAAGCTTGGCCGCCGCCGCGCTCGGCCTCGCCGTGCTGACCGGACCTCGCATCGCCGCCGCCGACGGCGACGACACCGCGCTCACGAACCTCGTCGCACTCGCGTCGCAGCGCCTCGCGCTCGCCGAGCCCGTCGCTCACTGGAAGTGGATCAACAAGAAGCCGATCTCGGATCCACCACGCGAAGCGGCGCTCCTTGCCGACGTCGAGCGACGCGCGGCGGCGAACGGCGTGGATCCCGCCTACGCCCGCGCCTTTTTCGACGACCAAATCACGGCGAGCAAGCAGGTGCAGAACGCGCTCTTTGCGACCTGGCGCGCGACGCACGGTCCTGAACGCCCCACGCCCGATCTCGCGACGAGCACGCGGCCACAGCTCGATCGGCTGACGCAATCGCTGATCGCCGCGCTCGTTCGCGTCGCGCCGCTGCGCGACGCGCCGGATTGTCCGTCGCGTCTCGCACGCAGCGTCGCGAACTGGAAAACACTGACGCGCTACGATTCCGGCCAGAAGGACGCGCTCGGCACCGCGCTGTCGCAGGTCTGCACGGCGGGCGGCGCAAGCGCCGTCGGCTGAGCGTCGGCGGGCGCCGTGCCCGCAAGCAGAATCAGCTGCAGCCCGCGCGCGAGATGCGTTTGCAGAATGCGGCGCACTGCCGGTGTGGCGTCCGCTCCGCGTTCGCTCGCTTCGCGCGCTTGAGCCGCGACCGCCGCAGCCTGCTCGATGGAAAAAGCGGCGCCGACATAGCGCCAGCGGTCGACCACGTGGAAGATGCTCGATGCACCGCGCTCCTCGAACGCGACCGGCCCGTCGAACGGCCAGTTCGCGTCGCGAACCGGGCGCGCCGCGCTTCGGTCGGGCCGCCGGTTGAACGACGGCGTGAGCGAGGCGATCCAATCCGCCTCGACCAGCAACGCGCCGAGCTCGCCGCCCGTCTCGCGCCACTCGACTCGCCGAACCAGCTGCGCCAGCCGCATTTCCTTCGACGAGCGCCGCTCGCCCGTCAGCAGCGCGCGCAGCCGCTGCCGGACCCGGACGCTGCGGCCCACGTAGAGCGGCACATCGTCGTCGCCAAACAGTGCGTAGACGCCGCAACCGGCGGGCGCGCGCTCCAGGTGCGCTTCCGTCAACTCGCCCGCAAGCCTGAAACGGCGCGTCGTGCGCTCGATTTGCTCGCGCAGCCGCTCGCCCGGTATCGCGTCGTGCAATTTCTGCCAGAACTGCCAGATGAGATCCGCGTCGGCGAGCGCCCGGTGGCGCGCCGATGGCGTGAGCGCGTGGCGCTCGATCAGCGCGTCGAGCCCGTGGCGCGACTCGCGCGGAAAGAGCACACGCGACAGCCGCACCGTGCAGAGCACGTCGGGATTGAACGCAAAGCCCGCCCGCTCGAATTCCGCGCGCAGAAAACCGCGGTCGAAGCTCGCGTTGTGCGCCACGAAGAGCTTGCCGTCGAGTCGCTCGAATAATGCGGACGCGATGTCGGCAAACGTCGGCGCGTCGCGCACCATGTCGTCCGTGATGCCCGTCAGTTGCTGGATGAACGGCGGGATTGCCTGCAGTGGATTGACAAGCGTCGCCCAGGTCGACACGTGATCCGCGCTCACGACGACGACACCGATTTCGGTGATGCGATGCTCGACGGCCGAGCCGCCGGTGGTTTCAAGATCGACGAACGCGAGCGGCGCGTCGATTGCAGGGTGGAGCAGCGGCGAGGCGGACATGGATGGCGGGCAGACGGTGCTTCGTGTTTTGTCGGATGGACGCGGGGGGACAGCCCGCGGCGCTAGCAATCCCTATTCTACCCACCCGAAAAACCAAAACCCCCGCATAGGCGGGGGTTTGCACGGCCCTCGGTGCGTTTCAGGCGTTCAAAGCGCCTGAATATTCGCGGCTTGCTTGCCTTTCGGACCGGTTTTCACTTCGAACGAAACACGCTGATTCTCTTTAAGGGTCTTGAAGCCGTCCATCTTGATTTCGGAGAAATGGGCAAACAAATCCTCGCCGCCATTGTCCGACGTAATAAAGCCGAAGCCCTTAGCATCGTTAAACCATTTCACGATACCGGTATCCATATTCCTAGTTCCCCACTAAATAAAAATAAACACGGGCTACGCCCTTATATCGTCACACAAAGCCCCGGCACTTCCTCAACCCCCTCATTCGACGTACGGGAAGCATCGCAAGCTTGGTGGTGCTTTTATAAATGGGGGAATCCAATTCAGTCAAGAAAATTTTTGATGACCTCTTATGCGATTTGATACAAATACAACTGGAATCGGTACACTCGAAGCGAGAAATTAATTAACCGCAACAACACCTGTCATTATTACCGGGGCAGTTCGCCATTTAATTCCGCAAAAGAAAAATCTACCGCGATCAAGCGAATCGGCCTTGGCTCGGTATTTGTCCGGGTTGCGGCGAGCAAAAACCTTTGCAATGCTGACCGTCGCCTCTAAGGGCGCGGGAGACTGTCATGCTGAACGGCATCAAACGTTTCGCACATCGGCTCGGCATTGCGCGCCGCAGCAATTCGGCGGGCCGCACACCAGCGGCGTCCACAACATTCGCCAGCGAATTCGATGCGACATGGCACGGCGATCACTGGCAAAACCTGCTCGCGTCACCGCTCGATGCGCGTCACTATGTAATGGAAGACTGGGCGCAACCCACCATGCCGGTGCGAGAGGAACAAGCCGACACGCAGTCGCCCAAGCGCCGCAGGCGTTGGTACGAACAATAGACAGGCGAAAAAAAAGCGCGACCGGAAAGTCGCGCCGACAAAGGTTTGGAGATCTTTTCCGTCAACGAAAAAGTCTGCTTAGGTAAGCAGAAGCTGCAGTATAACGAGTTGACTCCCTTTCATTAGTCGTACTCCCCACAAACCTCTATTGTCGAAGCGTCAACAATCACATTCTTACGCGACGCACACCCGGTCGTCTCCCCACACATTGTCGCTGTCGCGCAACGCTATCGCAGGTTCGGGGGCGGAAAAATATTCCCCCGATGAGGCTCGAAGCCTTGCCTCATAAGGGTTTTCGCCGATGCCCCTATTATTTCCGAAAAGAAAATACATTATTTCTTAAACTGAATTCCTCGACTTTCGGCAACGCTCTTTTACACTGCGGATAGCTTGATGACGGGCGTCGGTGCGCGCCCAACACATGCCCCGGCTCCATTTCTCGCAGCAGCGGCCGGGAACATCGAAGAACAGGTCAGATATCGTCATCCACCCTGTTTCGGACGGAGATAAACCCAATGAAAAAGACCCTCATCGTTGCCGCTCTCTCTGGCGTCTTCGCGACGGCCGCCCACGCGCAAAGCAGCGTGACGCTGTACGGCCTGATCGACGCCGGCATCACCTACACGAACAACCAAGGCGGCCACAGCGCGTGGTCGCAATCCACCGGCTCGGTCAACGGCAGCCGCTGGGGCCTGCGCGGCGCCGAAGATCTCGGCGGCGGCCTGAAGGCGATCTTCGTCTTGGAAAACGGCTTCGGCATCAATAACGGCACGCTGAAGCAGAATGGTCGCGAATTCGGCCGCCAGGCGTTCGTCGGCCTGTCGCACGACCAATACGGCACGCTGACGCTCGGCCGTCAATACGACAGCGTCGTCGACTACATCGGGCCGCTGTCGCTGACAGGCACGCAATTCGGCGGTACGCAGTTCGCCCATCCGTTCGACAACGACAACCTGAACAATTCGTTCCGGATCAACAACGCGGTCAAATATACAAGTGTGAACTGGGCCGGCCTGAAGTTCGGCGCGTTGTACGGCTTCTCGAACAGCGACCAGTTTACGAACAACCGGGCGTATAGCGCCGGCGTGTCGTACAGCTACGCCGGCTTCAACATCGGCGCCGGCTACCTGCAACTGAACAACAACTTCGGT harbors:
- a CDS encoding sialidase family protein, producing MVAVKHFLSGGALFAFACGALAHDVQPAAGASVPHAAHMAMDSMTAGSTQKAPLATGAAFDARHRLWITWVEGQHVVAAHSDDAGRTLSAPVTVNALPEPVYTSAENRPKVAASPDGRAIYVTWSMPLDAPYTGMVRFSRSLDGGATWSVPITVHRDRQAITHRFDMLTVDPQGRIFVAWIDKRDLVAAQRAGRSYDGAAIYYAVSTDGGATFEPERKVTDHTCECCRIAMAIDPGGRVQAAWRNVFPGQIRDHALAMLPASADRAIEPVRATFSNWHVEACPDHGPALAITTDGVRHLAWFGVVDGKADVFYSRLNANGVPLGTPFAFGDDPATPNEQASHAALVAQRDTLWLAWKAFDGDAMRIRLRRSDDGGAHWGAPRTLAETSGASDNPQLLLDRGRVYLSWRTRNDGYRLIDVEEKR
- a CDS encoding porin, producing the protein MKKTLIVAALSGVFATAAHAQSSVTLYGLIDAGITYTNNQGGHSAWSQSTGSVNGSRWGLRGAEDLGGGLKAIFVLENGFGINNGTLKQNGREFGRQAFVGLSHDQYGTLTLGRQYDSVVDYIGPLSLTGTQFGGTQFAHPFDNDNLNNSFRINNAVKYTSVNWAGLKFGALYGFSNSDQFTNNRAYSAGVSYSYAGFNIGAGYLQLNNNFGPAVSNASGAVALDNTFVGKRQRVFGGGLNYTYGPATAGFVFTQSRVNRATAISAGASGVADGIALDGTFMRFNNYEVNGRYAITPAWTVSGSYTYTAGFIENQHPGWNQFNLQTAYALSKRTDVYLQGVYQKVNSDGTGLGAYINGIGGMSSSEKQVAVTAGLRHRF
- a CDS encoding exonuclease domain-containing protein, with the translated sequence MSASPLLHPAIDAPLAFVDLETTGGSAVEHRITEIGVVVVSADHVSTWATLVNPLQAIPPFIQQLTGITDDMVRDAPTFADIASALFERLDGKLFVAHNASFDRGFLRAEFERAGFAFNPDVLCTVRLSRVLFPRESRHGLDALIERHALTPSARHRALADADLIWQFWQKLHDAIPGERLREQIERTTRRFRLAGELTEAHLERAPAGCGVYALFGDDDVPLYVGRSVRVRQRLRALLTGERRSSKEMRLAQLVRRVEWRETGGELGALLVEADWIASLTPSFNRRPDRSAARPVRDANWPFDGPVAFEERGASSIFHVVDRWRYVGAAFSIEQAAAVAAQAREASERGADATPAVRRILQTHLARGLQLILLAGTAPADAQPTALAPPAVQTCDSAVPSASFWPES
- a CDS encoding GlsB/YeaQ/YmgE family stress response membrane protein, with protein sequence MAHGLIMWLIIGAIAGWLAGLLVKGGGFGLLVDIIVGIVGAVIGGWLAGILGIHIGGGFISSIIVAVIGAVILLFVIRLFKRA
- a CDS encoding TlpA family protein disulfide reductase, with the protein product MMRIVFLFAALVVTASSAAAEPQPLRAADVAPLYASGRGAPLVVEVWSLDCGYCRENVAHLVEWQRRHPQVRIALVSLDSLDEHARQLVDALAQMKLPESVAQYANAEPMPERLRAALDPGWRGELPRTLWIGADGARRAKSGLLAPGVLDAWLQRRDN
- a CDS encoding cold-shock protein, producing the protein MDTGIVKWFNDAKGFGFITSDNGGEDLFAHFSEIKMDGFKTLKENQRVSFEVKTGPKGKQAANIQAL
- a CDS encoding TonB-dependent receptor; translation: MSNALAAYVARRRLAAACLASFAWPVAHAAPTGTAPTDSTSDAAAATTTSGKTLDVVTVTAQRSAFAPDTPGVVEALTREQIDSHVNVTTEDALKYAPNLMVRRRYIGDRNSVFAGRDFNELQSARGLVYADGLLLSNLLGSSYSYPPRWSLIQPDDIARVDVLYGPFSALYPGNAIGSTVQITTRKPERLEASVSTQFFTQRYRDGYGFADSFGGNHQTARIADRIGRFWYALSLDRLENDGQPMQYASPNGAYDSRLGAPVPVTGAVSDVGPNGRPRTIVGAQTIERTEQLNETLRFGYAFTDHIDATVTLGHWENHYSQHGDTFLRDAAGNPVYGGNVSFGGRNYTVSPTAFAPQNGDQENWLYGLGLDARLASGWKLSASASAYDVSRDVLRAASSAPPAAWDGGAGTVFRGDGTGWRTVDLRAESPDVRGHRFSFGYHFDTYFLRNATYNTANWLNAVPTTLASSYGGNTRTQALYAQDAWRFAPGWLATLGLRYERWDAYGGELGNANATLGYADRGATALSPKLALEWQPAHAWRFRLSFATGTRFPTVSELFQGTISNNAIVNNNPNLQPEKAIDWDFTAERDVGFGVVRASVFQSDLRNSIYSQTTVVGASTYTNISNVDRVRVRGVELAFSGQDVGIKGLDVDANVSATNAQTLADTANPNYVGARWPRIPRMRANLLASYRFDEHWMTSVGVRYSGRQYNTLDNSDVNPNVYGGTSSFTVVDLKARYRFDRHWLASFGIDNVTDRRYYVFHPYPGRTFYGELKWSL
- a CDS encoding DUF2946 domain-containing protein, encoding MKRSTRWMSLVWLALVLNVLSPVIGYARAAANASDAPFALDLCSAAGAKRIVVDGGTRQDNGSLAHGAHCVYCPGFAANVALSSSAPALPGFVRAFAYASRVERPAVFFRRGVRIAQPRAPPETVPV
- a CDS encoding chorismate mutase, with the translated sequence MKLSLRASLAAAALGLAVLTGPRIAAADGDDTALTNLVALASQRLALAEPVAHWKWINKKPISDPPREAALLADVERRAAANGVDPAYARAFFDDQITASKQVQNALFATWRATHGPERPTPDLATSTRPQLDRLTQSLIAALVRVAPLRDAPDCPSRLARSVANWKTLTRYDSGQKDALGTALSQVCTAGGASAVG